A region of the Methanomassiliicoccales archaeon genome:
TCAGGGATGGGAAGGAGGTCGAGTTGATAGACTATATGGTCATCGACGAGATCTTCAAGAACGCCCATAAGGGCACCCGTGCCTCTGAAGATAAACTCAAAGAGGTCTTCAAGACCCTCGACCCAGCCGAGATCGCCAAGATCATCATTCTGAAGGGAGAGGTGCAGCTCACCGCCCAACAGCGCAAGGAGATGCTGGAGAGCAAGCGGCTCCGCATCATCGCTACCATTGCTCGTAATGCTATCAACCCCCAGACCGGGGGACCGCACACCGCGCAACGCATAGAGATGGCCATGGAAGAGGCCAAGGTCCATATTGACGCCTTTAAACCGGTGGACCTGCAGGTCCAGCATGTTTTGGACAAACTACGACCTCTGATCCCCATACGTTTCGACAAGATACGAATCGCCATCAGGCTAAAGGCCGACGAGTACGCGCGATGCTTCGAGGACATGACCGAGATGGGGAAGGTCTCTAAGGAAGAATGGCAGAAGAACGGGGATTGGATCGGTGTCGTAGAGATCCCCGCAGGTCTGAGGGACGACCTGTTCCACCGGCTTAACGCCAAGACGCATGGCACGGTGGAGACCAAGCAATTGAGATGACACCATATATTAGATTCCAAGAGTTGATTAAATGAATAACGAGAGCTTTACCAGAGAACTGGTGCTACCCGGTGATGAATTGGACACCGGGACCATGAAGCCCGGTGAGGGAACCTACGTCCACGACGGAAAGATCTTCGCCGCCATGTTGGGCATCAAGAACGTAAAATCCAATTTTGTGAACGTCATCCCCCTGGGAGGCCGGTACATTCCCGCCCCTGGAGATATGATCATCGGCAAGGTGATGGACATCGGTCCCTCCAACTGGTTGATCGACATATTCTCACCATACCCCGCCCCACTGCATGTCAACGAGGTGCCTTGGAGGGTGGAGTTCGGGGACACCGCCCGGTACCTGGGGATAGGCGATACTTTGCTTGCCAAGGTTCTAATGGTTGACGAGACAAAACGTGTGCAGGTGACCATGAAGGAGCAGGGGCTGCGCAAGCTCCAGGGCGGACAGATCGTGGAGATCGCCCACAGCAAGGTTCCCCGGGTCATCGGCAAGAACGGGTCCATGATCCAGATGATCAAGACCTACACCAACTGCCGTATATTCATCGGACAGAACGGTAGGATATGGATGGACGGGAACATGGAAGATATGGTTCACGCCGTACAGGCAATTAAGATGATAGACGAGGGAGCGCAGACCCTGAAACTGACCGAGCGGGTGAAGGAATTCCTGGAATCGGTATATCGCAAGGAAGAATGAGGTGTTTTAATGGGTGGAAATTCTGATATGAAGCTCATCGATGAAAACGGTATTAGGACAGACGGTCGGAAGGTGGATGAGCTCCGGCCAATCAAGATCGAGGCCGGAGTGCTCAAGAACGCCGATGGCTCAGCGTACGTGGAGGTAGGAAAGAACAAGGTATTGGCAGCGGTGTACGGACCAAGGGAATGTCACCCCCGCCACATGCAGAACCCTGCCAAGGCTATCATACAGTGTAGATACAATATGATCTCCTTTTCGGTGTCTGACCGCAAGAGGCCGGGCCCGGACCGAAGGTCGGTGGAGATATCCAAATTGATTTCCGAGGCGTTGGATTACGTGGTGTTCACTGAGAACTACCCCCGTACCTCCATTGATGTATACATAGAGGTTTTGCAGGCCAACGCCGGTACAAGATGCGCTGGATTGACCGCAGCCGCCGTGGCTTTGGCTGATGCAGGCATTCCTATGAGGGACATCGTGCCCTCCGTTGCCGTCGGGAAGGTCAACGACACCGTGGTCCTGGACCTCAACAAGGAGGAGGACAATTTCGGTCAGGCGGACCTGCCTATCGCCATGATCCCTAGGACCGGAGAGGTCCTATTGATGCAGATGGACGGGCACCTGACCAAGGCCGAGTTCGACCAAGCCATGGAGATGGGGATCAAAGCCTGTAAGGAGATATATGAAGTACAGAAGGACGCCCTTCGCCGCCGCTACGCCATAGTGAATGGTGAGGGCGATGAAGAGTCCAAGGAAGAGCCTGTGGAAGAGCCTATGGAAGAGTCCAAGGAAGAGCCTGTGGAAGAGTCCACGGACCAACCCGAAATGACCGAGGAGGATTGAAAATGGCAAGATCAGTCGTTTCTGAGATCAAGAGGGATCACATCAACAAACTTGTCGCAGACGGCCACCGCGTAGATGGACGTGCATGGGACGAGTTCCGAAATATATCTATCCAGACCAATGTGGTAGAGACCGCTGAGGGATCTTCCCGGGTCAAGATCGGCAACACCGAGGTCATCGTCGGAGTGAAGATGACCGTGGGCGAGCCTTTCTCCGACACCCCCAACAGGGGAGTCCTCACGACCAACGCCGAGCTCATTCCAATGGCCTCGCCAAACTTCGAGTCCGGTCCCCCGGACGAGAACTCGATCGAGCTGTCCAGGGTCGTTGACCGCGGTATCAGGGAAAGCCAGATGATAGACCTGGAGAAACTCTGCATAGAGCCCGGCAAGAAGGTGTGGATCAATTTCGTGGACATCTACGTGCTGGATTTCGACGGAAACCTGTTCGACGCCTGCTCCCTGGGAGCGGTTGCGGCCATAAAGAGCGCCATAGTACCAGCGTCGGCACATGGATTGGGCGAGGATTACCCCATGCCCACCACCTGCACCCCGATCTCCGTGACCGCGGTGCAAATCGAAAACTCTATATTGGTTGACCCGAGTCTCGACGAAGAAAAGGTCGCGGCAGCTAGGCTGACCGTTACCACTGATGACAACGGAGACCTGCGGGCCATGCAGAAGGGCCTACGCGGGGCGCTCACGGTGGAACAGATCAATACCATCATCGAGACCTCTCGAAGATTAGGTAGTGAGATTAGAAAACTAGTCGGGTGAAAGCAATGGCAAAAAGAACTGATAAGGCCGGGACCTCCGGCAGGTACGGAGCCAGATACGGCGTGGTAGTCAGGAAGCTTACCAGGGACATCGAGAAGGTCCAAAGATCCAGGTCCGAGTGCCCCAGCTGCCACCACATTAGCGTGAAGAGAGTATCCTCGGGGATATGGGCATGCAGGCACTGCGACACCAAGTTCGCGGGCGGCTGTTACACCCCCAGGGTGAGAGAGGCGGTCTCGAAAGAGATCTTGGCCGCCGCAGCTAAGGAGATCTAAGCTTGACATACAAGTGCGGCCAATGTGAGAAACCTATCCGTTCCAACGTCAACGCCGTGGGGATGCAGTGTGAGAACTGCGGATCCAAGATGTTCTACAAGGAGCGGCCTAACGTCAAGAAGGTTATCAAAGGCCGTTGATATGTTCCGAGCCACCCTAGGGGTGAGCTCCCCCTACGCCTCCACCGTGGCCAAGGCCATAGGACCGGAGGCCGGAAGGGAAATACCCCGTACAAGAGCGGAAGTGCGCCATTCTGAAGGGTCGATGACCCTGATATTGGATGCGGATGACCTCTCGGCCTTACGGGCAGCTTTAAATTCCTACATCCGATGGATGAGCATCGCAGAAAAGATGAGTGAAACGGTCGGTGATATTGATGGATGAGATCAGCCCCAAACTTCAGAACCAGATCGCCCAATTCCAGCAGCTTCAGCAGCAATTGCAGACGGTCATGAGCCAGAAGATCAGAATGGACGCCATGTTGAAAGAGATGGAAATGACCATCGAAGAATTGAAGAAGGTGTCCGAGGACGCCGTGGTGTTCAAGAGCGTCGGTTCCCTGATGATAAAGATCAGCGACAACCCCGCCCTCCTGAAGGATATCGAGGAGGACAAGGAGACCACCGAGGTCAGGGTTAAGAGCCTGGACCGTCAGGAGAAGATGCTCAAGGAGAAGTTCCAGAGCGTTCAGGAACAGCTGAACCGCGCCTTGGGCGCCCCTCCGAAGCAGGATGATGAGGACAACTGAGCCTCCATCCCTTTCTCTTTATTTCACTAAAAAATGAAAATAGAACCGAGGTCTTCACCGTTGCAGATGCTTGACGACATCATCGGAAGGTTGGCCTCCTCTGACAAACTTATATTGGTCCACGGCAACGCGGACCCGGACGCATTAGGCAGCGCCTATGCTCTGAGCAAAGCCTTCCCTCCAGCCTCAATACTTGCGGTGGAGGGGTTGGACCGTACCTCAAAGAACGTCTCCGCCCGTTTGGGCATCGAACTTCTGACCTGTCCGGACCATGAATATCCCCTCATCGTTGTGGTGGACACTTCTTCTCCTGAACAATTGGGAAGTTATGGCCAGATCGCGGGGGAGATGATCATTATCGACCATCATTGCCCCTCAGAAAAGTGGGTAGGGAGAGGAACTTACCTCTGCGATGACAGTAAAAAGAGTTGCGCCGAATTAGTGCTGGACATCATAGAGAAGGCCGAAATTGAGATCACTCGGACCATGGCATTGGCCCTATGCGCCGGAATACTTACTGACACGGGGCATTTCCGTTTCTCCAACCCCGCTTCGCTTCGAGCGTTCGCCCGCTTGATAGAGGGGTCCAACCTCAACATCGAAGAGGTGCTCTCGCTCACCGAATCGCCCACCGATATCTCAGAGAGAGTAGCCCAGATGAAAGGCGGGCAGCGGCTTCGCTTCGAAAGGGTAGGTCAACATATCGTGGCCATATCCCAAGGCAGTTCCTTCGAATCATCGGTATGCAAGTCGCTCCTGTCACTGGGGGCGGACATTGCGTTCGTCGCTTCACAGCGTAGCGGGGAGTTCCGTTTGAGTGCTCGAGCCCGGCAGGAAATGGTGCGAAAGGGATTGCACCTGGGACAGTTGCTGGGCGACGTGGGTCAAGAGACCGATAACGACGGCGGCGGACACGGCGGGGCGGCCGGGCTCGTCGGCGAAGGGGATGCCGAGGCCATACTCAACATTTGCATGCACAAGTCCATGGCCTTTTTGAGAACGCTGAAATAAGGTCAGCGAAGCTTCCTGACATCAGCTAGGACCTTCAGTATGCGCTCCAGGTTCTCCGGTTTTCGTTGGAAGTATTCGCGTGTTGGCGCTAGCACTTCCGCCAAAGCGGCGGCCGTCCCGTTCTTCAGGTCCATGGGATGCAGTTTCCCGGATAGGTAGGTGCGCTCCAGCTCATCGTAGTTCTGGAACTCCAGATCGCCGCCGAACTTCTCCGGTCTCTCGAAGCGCAGGACGTCCATCCGTTCGAACAGCACATAGCGACATATGGCCATTACCGGGTTGCCCTCCGCCTCCGGAGGGCAGAAGGCCTTGCCAAGCTTGCGCTTGATGTCTTCCGGTGAATCGTGTATGAGCAGGCTTCCGTCGGGGTCGCTCTTGGACATCTTACTGTTCACCGGGTCCATGCGGTTCCCGCCTTTCAATCCTGGTAAAAGGGGAGTGTGCACCGCGACGGCCTTCTTGACGCCCATCTTCTCCGCCGCTTCGCGAGCTAGCATGTGAGCTCTTCTCTGGTCCAACCCGGCGTATGCCACGTCGACGTCCATGAAGATGAGGTCGGCAGCCTGCATGAGCGGGTACATCATCTTACTGGAGTCGACATCAGCCTCGTCCTCGCTTCGGCCCATGATGGTCATGGCCCTCTTCACCCGTTGCAACGAGGAGGCCTTTCCGACCTTGATCACCGTCTCCCAGTAATCGATGTCGTCCATGATCTGAGATGCCAGTTTATATTGCACTTTCTCCCTGGGCACGCCCAAGGCCTCGAAGCAGTCCTTCATGTACTCGGCGCAGACCCTTATGTTCTCGATGTCTCCGCCCAACTTGTCGTTTATGTAGGCGTGCCAATCGGCCAAGAATATGATAAAATCAAAATTGGCGTCCACGAAGTTGCGGATCTTCTGGGCAGTGACCATCCAACCGATGTGCACCAGTCCGGAGGGTTCGAAGCCGATATATCCGGTGGGGGAGCTCTTGTTCTGAAGTACCTGCTTTAGATCTTCAGAGGTGATGATCTCCTCGGTGTTCCGGGCCACGAGTGCGTACCGCTCTTCGATGTCCATTATCCTCAGGCTCGAATGTGGAACGGACTATTAAATTGATTTGATATTCAATCACGGAACAATCTAGCCAGCTTCTCCGCCGCCGCATTGACCGTGTCCACCACCATGGAGGTCGGGGGGCAGTATGCGTTCTCCATGCGTTCCACGAACTCTTGGACGTTGACACCCTCCAACAGCGCGGCGGTGATCCAGTTCACCCGGCCAGTGACATCCTCGCCGCCTATGATCTGTCCACCGATCAATCGTCCGCTATCGGCATCGGCCAGTAGTTTGACCGTGGTCATCTTTCCCCCAGGATAGTATCTGGCCCGTGAAGATCCTTCGGCCAACGCCTCCTTGACCTTGAGGCCGTAGTAATCCGCTAGGGAACGGGAGATCCCGGTCCCGCCCACCTGAAGTCCGCCGATGACGCTGATGAAAGGGCTGGCCGTCCCCGGGAAAGTGGCCTTTCCACCAGTGGCGCGGATCCCGGCCACACGGCCCTGACGTACCGCGGTGGAACCCAGCTGGCTCATCGTTGGTCCGGCGGTGACCGCGCTTTGACACATGACCACGTCGCCTGCCAGATAGATATCCGGAACCAAACGGCCTTTGCGGTAGGGCTGAAGACTGGGGCTGACCCTGACCGCACCCAAGGGACCTATGTCCAGCCCCATCTGCTCTGGCAACTTGAGGTTGGCCCTCACTCCCGTGGCCATGACGACCATCTGACAAGGGATGTGGACGTTCCCTACGGTGACCCCGGTGACGTCCTCCTTCCCCTCGATCCGGGAGAGCGGCGCTCCCATGACGAACTTGATGCCCAATGATTCGCAGTGGGACCGTACCAGATCGGCCATGTCCCTATCCAATATTCGGGGGAAGACCTGGTCGAACATCTCCACCACGGTGACCTGTTTCCCCTGTTCTTGTAAGGCTACGGCCATCTCCAGACCGATGACCCCGGCTCCGGCCACGACCACCTGCTGCACCTTGGGCATATGGTCCATGATGGCCTGCCCGTCGGATATCCATCTGACCGGGAACACTCCCTTAAGGTCCCGACCGTCAACTGGAGGAACGAAGACCATTCCGCCAGTAGCCAATATCAATACGTCGAACTCGATGTCCCGACCGTCCTTGGTGGTCAGATGCCTCTTGTCTAGGTCTACCTTGTCGACGGTGGTTCTGACCAGGACCTTGATGTTCCTTTCGCTCTGGTAGAACTCAGGGGTATGCATCACGATGCTCTGGAAATCCTTGATCTTCCCTTCCAGCACGAACGGTATGGCGCAGGGTGAATAGGCCACATGCTCGTCCTCGGTGATGAGAGTGATGTCGTCCTGCCCGTGCTCCCTGGCGGTAGAGGCGGCGGTCATGCCGGCCGCACCTCCTCCGATAACCACGATCTTCCTGGCCATGATGCTCTCCCAGGCAGCAAATCCGGAAGAAAGGATATAAAATGTTGGTAATGAGGTAAAGCGCATTCCTAAAATAGTAAGGGACGTTTGCTATGGAACGGATATGGAGCACCCATGAAAAACCTGGACCTTAACAGACCGGTGACGATCTGGAAGGAGGACGACGTGGTCGATGGTAAGAAGGAGAAGGCCCTAGTGGCCATCTTCCGCACCCGTGGCTGCCATTGGTCTCGAAAGTGCGGATGTTCCATGTGTGGTTATAACGTGGAGAGCCTGGAAGGCATCGGCGTTCCTGAGCTCACAGCTCAGCTCGAGGCCGTTCTATCCCGATACGAAGGGGAAGGCATGGTCAAGCTCTACACCTCAGGAAGTTTCCTCGATCCAATGGAGATCCCGGAAGAGGTGCGGGACCGCATCCTTAGTTCATTTGATAATGCGAAGCAGGTGCTCTTCGAAAGCCGTCCAGAGTTCGTTACGCCTGAGACGCTGCAGCATCTGCCGGACCACTCTGCGGTGGCGTTAGGGTTGGAGAGCGCCTCGGACAAGGTGCTCCGTTGCAGCGTGAGAAAGGGTTTCGGTACCAAGGACTACCTGAGAGCTGCTGAGGCCGTCAATTCCCGCGGATTTCCTGTCCGCACATACCTATTGCTTAAACCACCATACCTCACTGAAAGCGCGGCGATCGATGACACCCTTAGGTCCGTAAAGTTCGCCGCCCCCTATTCGGACAGCATCTCCATCAACCCGCTCAATGTGCAGAAGGAGACCTTGGTGGAAGGGCTATGGCGCCGCGGTGATTACCGGCCTCCGTGGATCTGGTCATTGTTCGAGGTGCTAAAGAGCAAGGCGGAACTGCCGGGCGTGAGGCTGTTCTCCTCACCCAGTGGTGCTGGTACCCAAAGGGGGGTGCATAATTGTCCCGACTGCGACCGCAGATTGCTGGACATATTAGAAAAGTTCAACTTCGAGCAGGACGTTGAACTCCTTGGTGGTCACCATTGCCACTGCCGAAAGGAATGGAATTCACTGGTCGGCCTGGAGGAGCTCATGCGCACCTCTGTTGACGTGAGCCGGCATCTAGGAGACGAACTGGTGCTTTAGAGGGATGTACATGGAGTACGAGATAAAACGAGGAAGCTACGGCAATCTTGAGGGCGACGGCCTGATCAACATGATGGACACGGCGTTCGGACCGACCAAGAAGGAAGGCGACAAGTGTGTCTCATCCTTCGGTGCCATGACCCGAATAGAGGTGCGTTTGAAAAGCAAGACGCTCCTAGACATCACCACGGACACCGATAAGGGAGCCAGCGTGGAATTGGCCCAGGAGACGATCAGGCGGTGGAACGCCTTCTTGGAGCAGGTGACCGGGTTCACATCCAAGGAGCGGCGCACACGTCTTCAGAAGAAGGCCAAGGAAGGCAAGCTCTAGAAACGTCCAGAGGGACCTTTTCCTATCCTTATTATATATAGTGAGCAACGATTGTTTTATATACAGATATTAGTATGCGAGTTCTGCTCAACGCACTGAGGACGTTCGACCAGACCCCTTGGGCAATGCTTCAAGCATCCCTAAGTCGCCCCCATCCGCGCATTCTGGAGGGTGATGACGGTGTCACGGTCGAAGGTGCTGACCTCAACACTCTTGAGAACAGGCGTTAGCGTAAGAGAGTGTGCTCTCTCATGAGATAGGGAGAGGGAGATCCATGTCGAACATTAGACGTCCGAGAAGAGGCTCAAAGGGTTTTGGCCCTAGGAAAAGGGCCGTTAGCCAGACACCGAGGCTGGATGCTTGGCCCGAGATTAGCGAAGGCCCTAAAGTCCAAGGTTTTGCCGGTTATAAAGCAGGAATGACTCACGCATTCATCGTGGATCACCGCAACAAGAGCACCACTTCTGGTCAGGAGATCAGGGTGCCTGTCACTGTTCTAGAAGTACCCCCAATGGTGGTTGCCGCGGTACGTATCTACGAGAATACCCGCTATGGGCTAAAGACCTCTGGAGAGGTCTGGGCCAATCAGCTGGACGAGAACTTGTCCAGGCTATTGCCCGTTCCCAAGAAGGTCGACGCCGAGCAGGCCTGGGAGAAGATGAAAGGTGTGGACACCGAGGACGTTAGGGTCCTGGCGTTCACCCAACCCAAGCTGGTCCAAGGAGTGCCGAAGAAGCGCCCCGAGCTCATGGAGCTGCGCATAGGCGGCGGCACCATGGATGCGAGGGTAGAGTTCGCCAAGGCGTTGCTGGGTAAGTTCATCAGCATCAACGACTTCGCCAAGGTTGGCGGGATGATCGATGTCGTCGCCATCACCAAGGGGAAGGGGTTCCAAGGCGCTACCAAGCGCTGGGGCCTGAAGTTGCTGTCCCACAAGAACTCCAAGCACCGCCGCATGGTCGGTAACCTGGGACCTAAGAGGCCTGGTTACGTCCGAGGCACCGTTCCTCAGTCCGGTCAGATGGGATACCATCAGAGGACCGAGGTCAACAAGCTCATATTGAAGATCGGGGAAAGTGGGCAGGAGGTCAGCCCCAAGGGCGGCTTCCTACACTACGGTGTGGTAAGAAACCCCTTCGTACTGATCCACGGATCCGTGCCTGGCCCGACAAAGAGGCTGGTGCGGATGAGGGACCCGGTAAGAAGGCAGCAGGCGGACCTGAAGGAAGCGCCTGATATGGTGTACATATCCACCGAATCCAAGCAGGGGGCGTAAGCAATGGTCGATAACGCACAGGTCAACATATATTCGTTAACGGGCGAGGTCCTAAGGACCCAATCCCTACCCGGGGTGTTCGCCACCCAGTTCCGACCCGATGTCATCCACAGGGCTGTAGTGGCCGAGCAGGCCAACAAGAGGCAGCCCTATGGGTCCAAGCCGGGTGCCGGAATCAGGCATTCGGTGTCAACCTGGGGCAAAGGCCGAGGCGTGTCCAGGGTCCAGAGATTGGCCCAGGGCGCCAAGGGTGCCGAGTCCCCTAACAACGTGGGAGGCCGCCGTGCCTTCCCGCCCAGAGTGGACAAGGACTGGAGCAAGAAGGTCAACCAGAAGGAGCGCATATTGGCTCGCTTTTCGGCATTGGCCGCCACCGCTGATGCGGAGAAGGTCAAGGCCCGCGGTCACCGCTTCAATGAAGAGCTGACTTTGCCAGTGGTCATAGAGGACCGCCTGGAGGACGTTCGCAGCACTGCTGAGGTGCTAGATGTCCTGATGAGCCTCGGTCTGCAGGACGATGTCATCCGCAGCAAGGATGGGATCCGTGTTCGAGCCGGCCGCGGCAAGATGAGGGGACGGCGCTACCGCATGCCCCGAAGCCTGCTCATAGTGGTCTCGAACCACGACGTCGCTCTGATCAAGGGCGCCAGGAACCTTCCAGGTGTCGAGGTTATGAACGCCGAGGGATTGAATTCAGGACTGCTGGCCCCCGGTGGATTGCCCGGAAGACTGACGGTGTTCACTGAGTCCGCGCTCAAGATAGTAGGAGAGTGGTGATCATGGCCAGAAAGGTACTGCTTTATCCATATGTGACGGAAAAGACCATGAACTACATGACCGGCACGCCTACCCAGGATTTCACGGACGGGAACAAGATAGTTTTCATCGTGGACCGCTTCGCCAACAAGGCGCAGATCAAGGTAGCTTTCGAAGAATACTTCGAGGTCAAGGTAGACAAGGTCTGGACCAAGATAGCCAAGGATGGCAAGCACGCCACAATAAAGCTAGCTGAAGGATACTCTGCCGAGGACATCGGTATGAGGATAGGAGTCTTCTGAGGAGGGGGAACATGGGTAGACGACTAAGACAACAGAGAAGGGGCCACGGAAGCTCCACCTATCGGTCCCCGAGCCACAGGCACGTGGGAGAGATAAAACACCCCCATTCTGAACTGAAGAATGGTGTAGTGACAGATATTATCCACGCCCCGGGCCGTAACAGCCCGGTGGCGGAGATCAAGTTCGAGAGCGGGAAGAAGGACAAGATCATCGCGGTCGAAGGCCTGATGGTCGGACAGGATATCAGCGTGGACGGTACAAAGAACCTGAAGCCTGGCAGCATCCTGCCCTTGTCCAACATCCCTGAAGGTACTCTGATCCATAATCTGGAAGCCAGACCTGGCGATGGCGGAAAGTTCGTACGCACTGCGGGAACCTACGCCACCTTGGTGACGAAGGGTGACACCGTAGTGGTGCAGTTGCCCTCCGGCGCCTTCAAGAACCTGGACCCCAGGTGCCGCGCCGGCATTGGTATAATCGCGGGCGGAGGTGCTTCGGAGAAGCCGTTCGCCAAGGCAGGAAAGAAGTTCCATGCCCTACGTAGCAAGGCAAAAGCAAACTTCAAGGTGAAGGGAGTGGCCATGAACGCGGTCGATCACCCCCACGGTGGTGGCGGTCACCCGCACGTTGGTAAACCTAGCACCGTATCGAGGAACGCCCCGCCGGGAAGGAAGGTCGGTAGGCTTTCCCCCCAGAAGAAACAGAGGAAGTGATTCTAGATGGCCGATGAAAAGCTAACTGGTACCAAATCCTCGAGGAGGAAGCAGAGGAAGAAGAAGGGCATGATGACCGCCCGTAGGAAGAAGGAATTCACCTACCGCGGTTTCAACCTGGAGCAGCTCCAGGAGATGCCTTTCGAGGAGATGGTGGACCTTCTGCCGTCCAGGACCCGAAGGTCCTTCCGTCGCGGACTCAACGAGGAACAGAAGACCACCTTCGACAAGATATGGTCCGGAAAACACGAAGTGGTGCGTACGCACCGCAGGGACATACCGGTCGTGCCGGCCTTCGTTGGTCGCCGCGTGGCCGTGTACAATGGAAAGGAATTCAAGGAAGTCGAGATAAAACCGGAGATGATCG
Encoded here:
- a CDS encoding 50S ribosomal protein L3 produces the protein MSNIRRPRRGSKGFGPRKRAVSQTPRLDAWPEISEGPKVQGFAGYKAGMTHAFIVDHRNKSTTSGQEIRVPVTVLEVPPMVVAAVRIYENTRYGLKTSGEVWANQLDENLSRLLPVPKKVDAEQAWEKMKGVDTEDVRVLAFTQPKLVQGVPKKRPELMELRIGGGTMDARVEFAKALLGKFISINDFAKVGGMIDVVAITKGKGFQGATKRWGLKLLSHKNSKHRRMVGNLGPKRPGYVRGTVPQSGQMGYHQRTEVNKLILKIGESGQEVSPKGGFLHYGVVRNPFVLIHGSVPGPTKRLVRMRDPVRRQQADLKEAPDMVYISTESKQGA
- the rpl4p gene encoding 50S ribosomal protein L4 — protein: MVDNAQVNIYSLTGEVLRTQSLPGVFATQFRPDVIHRAVVAEQANKRQPYGSKPGAGIRHSVSTWGKGRGVSRVQRLAQGAKGAESPNNVGGRRAFPPRVDKDWSKKVNQKERILARFSALAATADAEKVKARGHRFNEELTLPVVIEDRLEDVRSTAEVLDVLMSLGLQDDVIRSKDGIRVRAGRGKMRGRRYRMPRSLLIVVSNHDVALIKGARNLPGVEVMNAEGLNSGLLAPGGLPGRLTVFTESALKIVGEW
- the rplW gene encoding 50S ribosomal protein L23 translates to MARKVLLYPYVTEKTMNYMTGTPTQDFTDGNKIVFIVDRFANKAQIKVAFEEYFEVKVDKVWTKIAKDGKHATIKLAEGYSAEDIGMRIGVF
- a CDS encoding 50S ribosomal protein L2; this translates as MGRRLRQQRRGHGSSTYRSPSHRHVGEIKHPHSELKNGVVTDIIHAPGRNSPVAEIKFESGKKDKIIAVEGLMVGQDISVDGTKNLKPGSILPLSNIPEGTLIHNLEARPGDGGKFVRTAGTYATLVTKGDTVVVQLPSGAFKNLDPRCRAGIGIIAGGGASEKPFAKAGKKFHALRSKAKANFKVKGVAMNAVDHPHGGGGHPHVGKPSTVSRNAPPGRKVGRLSPQKKQRK
- a CDS encoding 30S ribosomal protein S19 produces the protein MADEKLTGTKSSRRKQRKKKGMMTARRKKEFTYRGFNLEQLQEMPFEEMVDLLPSRTRRSFRRGLNEEQKTTFDKIWSGKHEVVRTHRRDIPVVPAFVGRRVAVYNGKEFKEVEIKPEMIGHFLGEFAATRGSVKHSGPGVGATRGSKFMPLK